The following are from one region of the Nerophis ophidion isolate RoL-2023_Sa linkage group LG20, RoL_Noph_v1.0, whole genome shotgun sequence genome:
- the pold4 gene encoding DNA polymerase delta subunit 4 isoform X1, translating to MFKILSYRTSVIMTTKSGLITDSFKVVKKARRVTKKDKGPIAPSSQDTVTETCQQEEQQKLQQFDLDWRFGPSTGISRLQRWERAKVHGLDPPEEIRDLLIQNQTDPEYNLSLWREYPL from the exons atgtttaaaatttTGTCTTACAGGACATCTGTCATCATGACGACCAAGAGTGGCCTTATAACTGACTCATTTAAAGTTGTGAAGAAAGCAAGAAGAGTGACAAAAAAAGATAAGGGACCCATTGCTCCTTCATCACAGG ACACTGTGACTGAAACATGCCAACAAGAAGAGCAACAGAAACTGCAACAGTTTGACCTTGACTGGAGATTTGGGCCCAGTACAG GGATCAGCAGGCTTCAGAGATGGGAGAGGGCAAAGGTGCATGGTTTGGATCCACCTGAGGAGATCCGGGACTTGCTTATACAAAACCAAACTGATCCAGAGTACAATCTAAG CTTATGGCGTGAATATCCCTTGTGA
- the pold4 gene encoding DNA polymerase delta subunit 4 isoform X2, which yields MTTKSGLITDSFKVVKKARRVTKKDKGPIAPSSQDTVTETCQQEEQQKLQQFDLDWRFGPSTGISRLQRWERAKVHGLDPPEEIRDLLIQNQTDPEYNLSLWREYPL from the exons ATGACGACCAAGAGTGGCCTTATAACTGACTCATTTAAAGTTGTGAAGAAAGCAAGAAGAGTGACAAAAAAAGATAAGGGACCCATTGCTCCTTCATCACAGG ACACTGTGACTGAAACATGCCAACAAGAAGAGCAACAGAAACTGCAACAGTTTGACCTTGACTGGAGATTTGGGCCCAGTACAG GGATCAGCAGGCTTCAGAGATGGGAGAGGGCAAAGGTGCATGGTTTGGATCCACCTGAGGAGATCCGGGACTTGCTTATACAAAACCAAACTGATCCAGAGTACAATCTAAG CTTATGGCGTGAATATCCCTTGTGA